The following proteins come from a genomic window of Diorhabda sublineata isolate icDioSubl1.1 chromosome 7, icDioSubl1.1, whole genome shotgun sequence:
- the LOC130446977 gene encoding lysosomal aspartic protease-like codes for MVKLYNLLLLLVIVAAASSELHRIPLKKIDTARNLIKKIGLSKLKQGLLNKYGKVNEGSHVILTNYLDAQYYGEISIGTPPQTFNVIFDTGSSNLWVPSSKCNILNIACQLHSKYNSEKSSTYKENGTNFEIRYGSGSLSGFVSSDNVQVGDIQVTNQLFAEAMEEPGLAFVAGQFDGILGMGYPTISVNGITPVFNTMVEQNVVDQPIFSFYLNRDAYGLVGGELVLGGSDPNYYKGNFTYLPVSRQAYWQVEMDSINIGSETFCSGGCHAIVDTGTSLITGPTEEIEKLQKLVGTAFNINGEAVIDCSKLSSMPDIDFVLGGYTFTLTPEEYVIKEESLLIDTCILGFMGLDVNIDGPLWILGDVFIGKYYSEFDMGNNRVGLAEAVTENY; via the exons ATGGTCAAATTATATAATCTACTATTACTTTTAGTTATTGTAGCTGCTGCTAGCAGTGAACTACACAG aataccTTTGAAGAAAATCGATACAGCCAGAAATCTCATCAAGAAAATTGGTTTGTCCAAACTCAAACAAGGTTTGTTGAACAAATATGGGAAAGTTAATGAGGGTTCACACGTTATATTAACCAACTACCTAGAC GCACAATATTATGGTGAAATAAGTATCGGTACACCACCTCAAACTTTCAATGTGATATTTGATACAGGTTCATCCAATCTTTGGGTCCCATCCTCAAAGTGTAACATTCTTAATATAGCCTGCC agCTCCATTCCAAATATAATTCGGAAAAATCTTCAACTTATAAGGAAAAtggaacaaattttgaaattcggtATGGTTCTGGTTCACTTAGTGGCTTTGTTTCATCAGATAACGTACAG GTCGGTGATATCCAAGTCACCAATCAACTTTTCGCTGAAGCTATGGAAGAACCAGGTTTGGCTTTTGTAGCAGGTCAATTCGATGGCATTTTAGGTATGGGTTATCCTACTATTTCAGTAAACGGAATTACTCCAGTTTTCAACACGATGGTTGAACAAAACGTTGTTGACCAACCAATATTTTCCTTTTACTTGAACAG AGATGCCTACGGATTAGTCGGAGGTGAATTAGTACTTGGTGGATCCGATCCAAATTACTACAAAggaaacttcacttatttacCAGTGTCTAGACAAGCTTACTGGCAAGTTGAGATGGATAGTATTAATATTGGATCAGAAACATTTTGTAGTGGAGGATGTCATGCAATAGTAGATACTGGAACCAGCTTAATCACAGGTCCCACCGAAGAAATTGAGAAACTTCAGAAA tTAGTAGGAACTGCATTCAATATCAACGGAGAAGCGGTAATTGATTGCAGTAAGTTATCTTCGATGCCAGATATAGATTTCGTTTTGGGTGGATATACATTCACATTGACACCAGAAGAATATGTCATTAAG GAGGAAAGTCTTCTTATAGACACATGCATATTAGGTTTTATGGGACTTGATGTGAATATTGATGGCCCTCTATGGATATTGGGTGATGTATTCATTGGTAAATATTACAGTGAATTTGATATGGGTAACAATCGCGTTGGATTAGCAGAAGCTGTCACAGAAAATTATTGa
- the LOC130447119 gene encoding 4-aminobutyrate aminotransferase, mitochondrial-like, producing the protein MATIPQFISQKLPSIDFNNIPLLKDSRLRSGQCSSNKSLVPGEPEGPCVKTEIPGPRSKELIKQLEHFQMVGTIQYLVNYEKSIGNYIIDADDNILLDTYTNISTIPVGYNHPKLLDLFKDECNLKSMVNRPALGVYPGLDWPGRLENVLKGISPNLPNIQTMMCGACSNENACKSAFIGYKMRERCGQDFTEEEKKSCINNQPPGSPYLSILSFAGGFHGRSLGTLALTHSKPIQKLDFPSFGYWPIATYPKYKYPLEENCRENEETDKKCLQQIEELFEKQKSCAPIAGVIIEPIQSEGGDNHASSQFFQKLQSICKKNSAYLIIDEVQTGGGPTGRFWCHEYFDLPCPPDMVTFSKKLQTGGYFYTDELKPKHPSRIFNTWMGDPGKIILLEAIIDIIRCQNLLDQVEKSGEKLICGLKNLEKEFPDIIHSVRGKGTFVAYDGNSPKTRDAIIKELKKNGVQAGGCGDKSIRLRPALVFQEHHVDIYLDILRKVLKKVGGSKQKC; encoded by the coding sequence ATGGCAACCATACCACaatttatatctcaaaaactaccTTCCATCGATTTTAATAATATCCCTCTTTTAAAAGATAGTCGCTTGAGATCTGGCCAATGCTCTAGTAATAAAAGTCTTGTTCCAGGCGAACCAGAAGGTCCTTGTGTGAAAACTGAGATCCCAGGACCGCGTTCAAAAGAACTTATAAAGCAACTAGAACATTTTCAAATGGTAGGtacaattcaatatttagtaaACTACGAGAAATCGATAGGAAATTACATCATAGATGCTGACGACAATATCTTATTGGATACGTACACGAATATATCGACTATACCCGTCGGGTATAATCACCCAAAGCTGCTTGATTTATTTAAGGATGAATGCAATTTGAAATCTATGGTGAATCGTCCAGCACTAGGTGTTTATCCTGGATTAGATTGGCCTGGTAGACtggaaaatgttttaaaagGTATATCTCCCAATCTCCCTAATATTCAAACGATGATGTGTGGAGCTTGTTCAAATGAAAACGCTTGCAAATCTGCATTCATAGGTTATAAGATGAGGGAGAGATGCGGTCAAGATTttacagaagaagaaaaaaaatcttgtataAATAATCAGCCACCGGGATCGCCGTATCTTTCCATATTATCATTTGCGGGAGGTTTCCATGGAAGATCATTAGGAACTCTAGCATTAACCCACTCAAAACCTATTCAAAAACTAGATTTCCCTTCTTTCGGGTATTGGCCTATTGCAACCTACCCAAAATACAAATACCCTTTGGAGGAAAATTGTCGTGAAAACGAAGAGACAGATAAAAAATGTTTGCAACAGATCGAAGagttatttgaaaaacagaaaagcTGTGCACCTATTGCCGGAGTTATTATTGAACCTATTCAATCGGAAGGTGGTGACAACCATGCatcttctcaattttttcaaaaactacaatctatttgcaaaaaaaattcagCTTACTTGATAATAGATGAAGTACAAACAGGTGGGGGTCCTACTGGGAGATTTTGGTGCCacgaatattttgatttacCGTGTCCACCTGACATGGTGACTTTCAGTAAAAAGTTACAAACCGGAGGATACTTTTACACCGACGAACTTAAACCGAAACACCCTAGCAGAATTTTTAATACGTGGATGGGAGATCCGGGAAAAATAATATTGCTGGAAGCTATAATAGATATAATTAGATGTCAAAATTTACTCGATCAAGTGGAAAAATCGGGTGAAAAGTTAatttgtggattgaaaaatcTCGAGAAAGAATTTCCTGATATAATACATTCCGTTCGGGGTAAAGGTACTTTCGTCGCTTATGATGGAAATAGTCCGAAAACAAGAGATGCCATAATaaaagaattaaagaaaaatggagTCCAAGCGGGTGGTTGTGGTGACAAATCTATTCGGTTGAGACCAGCTTTGGTATTTCAAGAACATCACGTCgatatttatttagatatacTTAGAAAAGTTCTTAAAAAAGTTGGTggatcaaaacaaaaatgttga